The DNA window ttttacacCTGGAAGGAAAAACAACTGAATGTTCAGTTACATGCTATACCTACATGTAATTTTGCCTCAGAGCTATACATAGATcattgtactgtatatacaaatatgtatagttaaaaatattaataactttaTTGGTTATTAGTTGATCCTGTCGAAAGACTGATTAAATGTGTTTTGACATTTGGGTGAGGTTAAATGGTCGGTGTAAATGTATGCTGTACTGGGTTCTTGTGATCACTTTGTTAAACTTTCATAAAGAAACTGTAAAGATGTCCAAAAATCACATCATGTAATACTGATGACTCATTTTAAGAAACAGcttcttcttatttttttatttttttttaaaggacacAAATagaagaaagttcaagatgCATAATTCAGTTCTAAAACCACTTCAGCAAACAACTGCATACAGGAAGTCTTTGATATCAAGAAAAAGaccttttccactataaagaaccatTTGGATGGTTTTTCATGGATGTTCACAGAACCATAGATACCAATAAATAacctttttaataaaatcagaAAGGTGCACATTATAGCTAAGTTGAAGACTGTAGTATTCTTGTTGCATGGTATATAAGCAAGCTGTTCAAAACAATGATTTAACCTACTATTTCATCGTAATAGTTGTGTAAGAATTACAGACTTTGTCCTCAAGTGTTTTTGtgaaagtaaatattttacttttttaaattataggAAATAAATTCTGTGAATTTGTCAAATCTTTACAAAACAAAGGTTACTCAAAGGAGAAAAATTAATAGAATTGTGCATGTTTTTGAGCTGAAGATGTCCTCTATAAAGATATATTGTCCATATGTCCGTAGCAGCACTGAATGGTTCCAATATAACAGGAGTTTTGACATGTTCCAGTATCATCATCCAGAAGTAAAGTTCATTATTGACACAATCTTGAAACACCATTATATAATAGAATTCCTTGAAAATatccttttaaaaaaatgctgaaatCCTTAGCATAGACCCCCACTTATACTTGATTGTTATAAAAAAGACACTAAAATTTATAGAAAATATGAACAAGTCACTTTCTGCTATGACAGGATAGAATTTCCACTTTTTGACTATGCTGAGAGGGGACTGCATTCCGTTTGGTTCTTCATGTCCGTCTCCTTGGTAAAAGAAGCATCTGACTCCTGTTTAGGCTTCATGGGCCAACTgtcattaaaacaaaaacattattatttttaattgatgCGTAATGAATTGTATATATTCTTATTAAAATAGTGACTATTTGTCTGCAGCTAACCAGCATTTTTTCCCTTATTATATCTTTAAACAGGCTGCAATCTATTGGATATATAGAATGATACAGATGACATGGTGATGAAAAAATGCTGTCAAGGAATTACATTTACTGATAAGGTTAACATCTGATACATCTAGTTCACTAAAACAACTCTGACACACTATCCCATTGACATCTTTGGAATTCAAGATATTCCATACGTGTTCATGTTTGTTCCACCTGATCACCAGTGGCAGCTTGTGAAACAGAAGCTTTTCAGCTCTTTTCAGAACTTCAGGGCCATATCTTATATATGTGGCTCTTTATTGGCTTTCTATATGGCTGGTTTAGTACAATGACAACATACAGACACTGACCAAGaatgtttcatttaatttaaatatgtaattaataTATGTTAAAAGATGCATGTATTAAgtcattgttatttttaaattttaaatttgtatgtatgtatgtgtatattgtATCTCACCATGCGCAGCATGAGATCTTCAGTCTGGGCTGTTTTTCACAGTCCTGTACTGTGTCTGGTAAAGGTATGCCACTGGTCTCTGGGAGAAGCAGGCACAGGGCTGCACCAATGATTGGCCCACTGCTGTAACAGATCATAGCTGGCAGAGGAATCCCGCCTTCAGGGGTAACCACTGCATTTATAATACAGGCCACTCGGTAACAAAGACTAACCAGGCCGATACACTTCTGCCTGTGTAGAGTGAAACACTTTGTTAGTGAGAAAGAGACTTCAATTCAATGTGCATTTCTTGAACAATAAaggaggaaaataaaatattttttgcaacTGTTGCATTGTCCTCCAAAAACACAGTAACTACACATTTTGAGTTCTGAGTGAAATTTCTCTTTGGGTAAGTTTACACGACAATGATGTATTAAAAATGGAAAGGTTTTACATTTGCGTTTTTCACGTACAGTTGACAACATTGTAAaaatgatccccattcacacaAATCcgcaaaaacaactaaaaacgcTTGTGTTATGCATGCCAGGTCAGTAGTTGACAATGTCACTACAGGCCTATATTTTATATGGCTTtcaaaaaattgcattttgaaatctgttttcaaaagtttgtgcaTGTAAACGGCCCTTAAGACTATGATCTGTCTTGTTTTAAATAGGATTAGCTCAACTATTCTCCGATTTAGAGAAAACTGAGTGTGTTAATATCACACCAATCAAAAAACTTCAGTGTTGGTGTAGTTACTGGATTTTTTTGTGACAGAATAAGTGAGCCATTCATTGAAAACATTCTTAGCAAGTTAGCAACATTGACTCAACCAATAGTGTATGTCTGGCTGACCAATGACAGGTGGGAGGAGTATTTGAGAAACACGTTTGAAAacaatcttttttattttttgtcattccatttaaaatgacacacttcaccttGAACAAGCTCCAATCACCTTTTTTTAATGGCATTGATGGCCTATGAAGAAAACAGTTCTTGTTCTTCACACTaataaaaaatggttcttttaataATTGTGCACTGAAAGGTTCCTTGGGGAACCCAAAAATGGTTCTCCTACAGTATATGGCATCACTGCTCTGGCATCACTGTTCcatttggaacctttatttttaagagtgtaatataaatgtaatataaaacacTGTTACAGAGTTTAACTGAATTTGATTAGTTGACAAACTAACAGTGTTTTATAAACTAACACTGTAACAGTGTTTTATAAACTAATCATTTCTTATCTTTGCAGCAGATCTTGAGCAACAGGGTGTCCAACAATTTCTAATCTGAACACTTCAGATTAAGTGTGTTTAGTACTGTGCTGTTTGCTTACATATACACCAATATTATGTAACTGATGGAAAAACAGTTTTACAATGTCTACCATGAGTCAGCATATTTATTATTCTGAATGTCTACCTGCGTCTCGCACTGTGGATCAACAATCCAATATCTCTCTAACAGTGCCGGAAATGCCACAGATGTTCTTTTGATTAGTACTGAATACTCTCATAAATCAGCACATACTCATATTGTCAGGATTATGTTTGGTTTCATTGTCTTTTTGTTCATGTATGTGTGTTTCTTGTCTTTCCTTTCCGtttagccttgttaatcacctTGTTGGTTTCCCTATTTTATAGCCCTGTTTTTTCAGTTGTGTTTATTGGTTCTTGTCTTTGTTAATTTCGTTAATTTCATTAAATCTGATGAAAAATGTTCATCGATTACCTTTTTTCCCCATGATTAAGATAAGACGATGATGAGATGATGTCGTCATTAAACAATGACTGCAACATATGCTGCCTTCATCGGAAATTTAATAATTCCCACTACTGAAGTTGTGATTACGAGCTCATCGCAATCCAGTTTCAAAATTGGAGGgtgttcatgtgcaatttttacctaggaaactcatatttacaataattccgagagcatgtgaaggcagcatatcTCAACATGCAATATTGTTGGCGAAAAAAGACGAGActaaatgtagtttaaaaaataaaaacttccTTAAAACCCTCTATAAGCTTTCATTATTGTAGTTGCCAGATGTCAAGATTTTGAATACCCAATCAGAGCTTTTCCCTTAAAGTGATTGAAATTTTCTGTTCTGTGTTTTACTTAATATTTACAATGTGGCAACCAAGTGCAGAAAGCGCCCAAGTGACAAACAAGTAAGTTCAACATGTGTTTTAATAGAAAAACAATCTAAATATATGGAATTATTGGAAGTACTGACAGAAGTTTCttgttttaccagttttcataatgtataAAGTGTGTTAATTTATATGATAAATAGGCTAAATGAGGTAAAATAAACCATGTGTATGAGTTGACATTCtcaagctcaaacatgcattaagcTTAAGCCtagtctgtgaaactggggctATGTCaactaaaacttgactaaacAAAAACACGACTGGTTGACTAAATATAACTAAGATGTATTTGACACAGGACtaagactaagactaaatttaaaaattgctGACAAAATTAAAACTATTTCTGTGGTCTTATATTATCCTGTAATGCTCCTGGCAATCTCCTacatattttgagttttgtgATTAAAGACTTTGAATTTCtggtttgtgtgtgttattttcAGCACCACAACGTgacatgcattttaaaatatttttatataatatttttgaaaagtgAAGAAGGTCTTGCATATTTTAAGACTGAAAGATCAGAACATTAACACGGTAGCCTTAAGGTGTGTTTTGAACTTAGAGACAAGTTATCTAATTATCTGGCCAATAATGTGTTTTATCAGGTAGGCTTGTTTGGGTATTGTGTACCTTATTACAGTTGGGAACAGCTCAATCCCATAGAGCACAGAGACACAGGAGGTAGACTGCATACACAGCTTGCCCATCAGCGCCAGAGTCATAACAAGGGCAGGCATGTCTGTTCAGAAAGAGAGATAGCAAATAACAGTTGTAAGAGTGATATTCTTAAATGAACCTACACATATAGCTAAGAATTAAGCAATATCAGATCATGATAAGACTCTGCTCATGTATTGTATTTCAAAGACTGTGTCCCTCACCGCAGAACTTGGAAACGAGGAGGGACAGCATACAGGAAATGCCACTAAGGAACAGCGAACCCATGCTGAAAGGCCTGCGGCCCCATCGCTTCAACAGAAATGGAAGCAGCAAAGACGGAGCCTCTGATAGTCCAGAGAAAAACTGCGCCAGATAGATATTTACTCCAAAACTTCCCACACTGAAGCAGATCCCATAATAAGTGAGAGCAGATGCAAAACtgtaaaatacatcaaaaatgaGTGTGAAAGGATTGTGTGGATAATAGAAATATCTATGAATATTTTCAGGTATTGCCAGTAGTTACAGAGAAAAGAAGTTATTAGAAATGTATCTAACTGGAGATGACAAACTTGCCAGTGGGGTGTCATGTAACAGCCCCTCAATGTTACATCATTCAGGAGGCAAACTATTTAAtttgtgctttaaaaaaaaaaaacaagtccaGTAAGACATTCCTCAAAGTGCAAGATCACCTCCCTCTGTGCCACATACCTAGAAATCCTCCAAATCTATGAAAAACACATGTGCTATGTTCAAAATACAGTACAGCACTGTACAGACAGGCAGATAGAAATTGCATTACCACAGTTAAACTTCCATACCCAATGTAACTCATGATAAACAGGCGCAGCAGTATAGTATGTGATGTAAAGTTGGAGAAATTTGACTCTGTTTTAGTGGAGGTCTTCTCTGAGGGTGACTTCTTCGTCTTAATGTCCACAGACTCCAAAAGCTGTCAATGAAAGGAACATACAATTTATGTTTTCATGTTAAAAAATTGCATGCCTCTACACTCTCCATAAACATTTGAGTAGTTCTAGATTACAACCTAGTGTCTTACAAGATCCAAGTAGTGCTTGTCTTCAGGACTTCTATTCTGATAGCCCTCTAGTGTTTCCATCCTCTTATTAAGAAGTAGCCATCGAGGAGATTCTGGAAGAAAGCTAATAATTGCTAAAATTAGTAAATTATGCAACACACTTTAACATGCATTGAAGATGTTGTGTTCGTTGTACTAACAAATAAAAAGGTAGAAAGAGGATCTGAGGGATGCCTAGTGCCAGATGAAACTGCATCCAGCCACTGGTCAAGAAAGCTACGGCCGCCAATCCCATCATTCCCAGactgaagatgaaagaaaacAGGGTGGGTGGCCAGATACGATACTTGGGCAGACTCCATTCAACCCCTGAGAAACCAGATAAGCATTTTCATCAGGCTTAATGAATCAatgaaaatgacatattttaagatgtgtCAGTACAAGCTGCTTTCAGTtacaacagctcaaacatgcattttagtctaagaatagcttaagccttgtctttGAAACCGGGGATATGTTGTACAATTTTGATATTCAACGTGGAAGtaaggtgttttctgtgaatgtgggAGACTTCCAATTTATTAGCTGCTATAGAccatatgaaaatatattatagtaatttatagtaaattctagagtgtttttgaaccatactatagtaaagtacgcgaattaatttgttgtggtaattctatataTGCTGTGGTTTATATAACTACTGTAGTAAgctaatataaacaaattactttacccaatactgtactaagttttctacaactataaGGTAGCTATATTATACTCCAAAACACTAGTTTactgtaaaaactaaagtatactacagtattatAACACAATAGTAAACTATAAATTACTGTAGGCCTAGTATTTTTTCATGAGGGAGGGAAATAACGAgaacaatatcaaagtgcagtaaactgtaaaaacGTTTGTGCTACAAACCACTGTTTATAATTAagacaatgcattaaaataatatggtaagaaataccagtttgcaatatcaaatataaacataaacgagctgttttgtacagctaaaaataaCTTGCAGCGAATGACACCGGAAATCAGACACCTTCAATTTACAAATGGCTGCGCGCGCTCGCTCTTAcctgaaaaataaggtggatagccAGCCACAGCCTATATTTAAAGTTTGAAAAGTGGTACAGTGTTAATACAGAATAAGAAGACAGTACCTAAACTGTAGGTGCAGATGTGAATGGCACAACAGGCTGCGCCACTGATGCAGCGGGCAGTCAGGTACGCGGGCACATACGGCAGAAATGCCACCACCAGGGTAGCGACTGCATGGACCACTGAGCAACAAATGAGAAGTAATTTCTTTCCATACCTGATTGGAGGG is part of the Chanodichthys erythropterus isolate Z2021 chromosome 18, ASM2448905v1, whole genome shotgun sequence genome and encodes:
- the si:dkey-190l8.2 gene encoding si:dkey-190l8.2 isoform X6; amino-acid sequence: MTGLLIGSLFSGALSDRYGKKLLLICCSVVHAVATLVVAFLPYVPAYLTARCISGAACCAIHICTYSLGVEWSLPKYRIWPPTLFSFIFSLGMMGLAAVAFLTSGWMQFHLALGIPQILFLPFYFFLPESPRWLLLNKRMETLEGYQNRSPEDKHYLDLLLESVDIKTKKSPSEKTSTKTESNFSNFTSHTILLRLFIMSYIGFASALTYYGICFSVGSFGVNIYLAQFFSGLSEAPSLLLPFLLKRWGRRPFSMGSLFLSGISCMLSLLVSKFCDMPALVMTLALMGKLCMQSTSCVSVLYGIELFPTVIRQKCIGLVSLCYRVACIINAVVTPEGGIPLPAMICYSSGPIIGAALCLLLPETSGIPLPDTVQDCEKQPRLKISCCACWPMKPKQESDASFTKETDMKNQTECSPLSA
- the si:dkey-190l8.2 gene encoding si:dkey-190l8.2 isoform X5 produces the protein MKTDGAFRRKNIESKSLNHTVDINISNITTRTDNHSDLTSDLTCHEANHFAHGQATYMTGLLIGSLFSGALSDRYGKKLLLICCSVVHAVATLVVAFLPYVPAYLTARCISGAACCAIHICTYSLGVEWSLPKYRIWPPTLFSFIFSLGMMGLAAVAFLTSGWMQFHLALGIPQILFLPFYFFLPESPRWLLLNKRMETLEGYQNRSPEDKHYLDLLLESVDIKTKKSPSEKTSTKTESNFSNFTSHTILLRLFIMSYIGFASALTYYGICFSVGSFGVNIYLAQFFSGLSEAPSLLLPFLLKRWGRRPFSMGSLFLSGISCMLSLLVSKFCDMPALVMTLALMGKLCMQSTSCVSVLYGIELFPTVIRQKCIGLVSLCYRVACIINAVVTPEGGIPLPAMICYSSGPIIGAALCLLLPETSGIPLPDTVQDCEKQPRLKISCCACWPMKPKQESDASFTKETDMKNQTECSPLSA
- the si:dkey-190l8.2 gene encoding si:dkey-190l8.2 isoform X1 — translated: MKTDGAFRRFVGPLQIHVYLILTLPIFFTAFTFFVDVFTLYITPCSKNIESKSLNHTVDINISNITTRTDNHSDLTSQDLTCHEANHFAHGQATYMTGLLIGSLFSGALSDRYGKKLLLICCSVVHAVATLVVAFLPYVPAYLTARCISGAACCAIHICTYSLGVEWSLPKYRIWPPTLFSFIFSLGMMGLAAVAFLTSGWMQFHLALGIPQILFLPFYFFLPESPRWLLLNKRMETLEGYQNRSPEDKHYLDLLLESVDIKTKKSPSEKTSTKTESNFSNFTSHTILLRLFIMSYIGFASALTYYGICFSVGSFGVNIYLAQFFSGLSEAPSLLLPFLLKRWGRRPFSMGSLFLSGISCMLSLLVSKFCDMPALVMTLALMGKLCMQSTSCVSVLYGIELFPTVIRQKCIGLVSLCYRVACIINAVVTPEGGIPLPAMICYSSGPIIGAALCLLLPETSGIPLPDTVQDCEKQPRLKISCCACWPMKPKQESDASFTKETDMKNQTECSPLSA
- the si:dkey-190l8.2 gene encoding si:dkey-190l8.2 isoform X2, encoding MKTDGAFRRFVGPLQIHVYLILTLPIFFTAFTFFVDVFTLYITPCSKNIESKSLNHTVDINISNITTRTDNHSDLTSDLTCHEANHFAHGQATYMTGLLIGSLFSGALSDRYGKKLLLICCSVVHAVATLVVAFLPYVPAYLTARCISGAACCAIHICTYSLGVEWSLPKYRIWPPTLFSFIFSLGMMGLAAVAFLTSGWMQFHLALGIPQILFLPFYFFLPESPRWLLLNKRMETLEGYQNRSPEDKHYLDLLLESVDIKTKKSPSEKTSTKTESNFSNFTSHTILLRLFIMSYIGFASALTYYGICFSVGSFGVNIYLAQFFSGLSEAPSLLLPFLLKRWGRRPFSMGSLFLSGISCMLSLLVSKFCDMPALVMTLALMGKLCMQSTSCVSVLYGIELFPTVIRQKCIGLVSLCYRVACIINAVVTPEGGIPLPAMICYSSGPIIGAALCLLLPETSGIPLPDTVQDCEKQPRLKISCCACWPMKPKQESDASFTKETDMKNQTECSPLSA
- the si:dkey-190l8.2 gene encoding si:dkey-190l8.2 isoform X3; protein product: MKTDGAFRRFVGPLQIHVYLILTLPIFFTAFTFFVDVFTLYITPCSKNIESKSLNHTVDINISNITTRTDNHSDLTSQDLTCHEANHFAHGQATYMTGLLIGSLFSGALSDRYGKKLLLICCSVVHAVATLVVAFLPYVPAYLTARCISGAACCAIHICTYSLGVEWSLPKYRIWPPTLFSFIFSLGMMGLAAVAFLTSGWMQFHLALGIPQILFLPFYFFLPESPRWLLLNKRMETLEGYQNRSPEDKHYLDLLLESVDIKTKKSPSEKTSTKTESNFSNFTSHTILLRLFIMSYIGVGSFGVNIYLAQFFSGLSEAPSLLLPFLLKRWGRRPFSMGSLFLSGISCMLSLLVSKFCDMPALVMTLALMGKLCMQSTSCVSVLYGIELFPTVIRQKCIGLVSLCYRVACIINAVVTPEGGIPLPAMICYSSGPIIGAALCLLLPETSGIPLPDTVQDCEKQPRLKISCCACWPMKPKQESDASFTKETDMKNQTECSPLSA
- the si:dkey-190l8.2 gene encoding si:dkey-190l8.2 isoform X4, whose product is MKTDGAFRRKNIESKSLNHTVDINISNITTRTDNHSDLTSQDLTCHEANHFAHGQATYMTGLLIGSLFSGALSDRYGKKLLLICCSVVHAVATLVVAFLPYVPAYLTARCISGAACCAIHICTYSLGVEWSLPKYRIWPPTLFSFIFSLGMMGLAAVAFLTSGWMQFHLALGIPQILFLPFYFFLPESPRWLLLNKRMETLEGYQNRSPEDKHYLDLLLESVDIKTKKSPSEKTSTKTESNFSNFTSHTILLRLFIMSYIGFASALTYYGICFSVGSFGVNIYLAQFFSGLSEAPSLLLPFLLKRWGRRPFSMGSLFLSGISCMLSLLVSKFCDMPALVMTLALMGKLCMQSTSCVSVLYGIELFPTVIRQKCIGLVSLCYRVACIINAVVTPEGGIPLPAMICYSSGPIIGAALCLLLPETSGIPLPDTVQDCEKQPRLKISCCACWPMKPKQESDASFTKETDMKNQTECSPLSA